The Scyliorhinus canicula chromosome 20, sScyCan1.1, whole genome shotgun sequence genome has a window encoding:
- the fgfr1op2 gene encoding FGFR1 oncogene partner 2 homolog — protein MSCTIEKVLADAKALVERLKEHDSAAEALIEQTTALNKRVEAMKQYQEDIQELNEVARHRPRSTLVMGIQQENRQIRDLQQENKELRTSLEEHQSALELIMSKYREQMFRLLMASKKDDPLMITKLKEQHSQELQVHVDKINEMATVMKKAIEIDEQRLFKEQERIVQLEFENKGLREVLQINKESFLYLKEDLAENALSSLVTNANLSMRKS, from the exons ATGAGTTGTACTATAGAAAAGGTTCTGGCTGATGCAAAAGCGCTGGTGGAACGGCTGAAAGAACATGACAGTGCAGCAGAAGCTCTCATTGAACAGACCACTGCCCTTAACAAAAGGGTGGAGGCCATGAAACAG TATCAGGAAGACATTCAGGAATTAAATGAAGTGGCCAGGCACCGACCCCGCTCCACCCTTGTGATGGGAATCCAACAAGAGAACAGGCAAATCCGAGACCTACAGCAAGAAAATAAAG AACTACGGACATCACTAGAAGAACACCAATCTGCATTGGAGCTCATAATGAGTAAGTACAGGGAGCAGATGTTCCGCCTGCTGATGGCCAGCAAAAAAGATGATCCTTTGATGATTACAAAATTAAAGGAACAGCATTCCCAG GAACTGCAGGTCCATGTGGATAAGATtaatgaaatggccacagtgaTGAAAAAAGCAATTGAGATAGACGAGCAACGCCTGTTCAAGGAGCAAGAAAGAATTGTCCAATTAGAA TTTGAAAATAAAGGCTTGAGAGAAGTGCTGCAGATAAACAAAGAATCTTTTCTCTATCTGAAAGAAGACCTCGCAGAAAATGCATTATCCAGCTTAGTGACAAATGCCAACCTCAGCATGCGGAAGAGCTGA